One genomic window of Polyangium aurulentum includes the following:
- a CDS encoding trypsin-like serine protease, translating into MSQRSLLLSPLVLFLLAGCGGYDAPADESLGAEELEIVGGTNADITNHPWQVSFQSSSGSHFCGGSILNERWILTAQHCVDDTGATLTSPATVRIAAGASKLSGMSSTGQIRAVEEIIPYPGYVDASQGKDVALVRLASPLTFGTGVQPIALVTPSDEAAGLTNAGVVANVSGWGALSSGGSSPDTLQAVNVPIVSNATADAAYPESITADQLAAGDMTNGGEDSCQGDSGGPLTVAKGTGKLLAGVVSWGEGCAQAQYPGLYARVASFKGWIDNVMTSGVVALDQRTSLTGAVGAWQHFAINVPAGTPMLNVHMSGGTGDADLYVRQGSQPTTSAYDCRPYAGGNNESCNFSNPAAGTWYVSLYAYKAFSGISLKSTTYGAGGQPQPSVEICNDSADNDADGKVDCADTDCSADPSCAAGPTPTTFTDNNVSLNQGAWKDYPFTVKAGTQLTAFLDQLSGNPDLYVRWTSLPSTSSYNCRPYLTTDETCTLTVPAGVTKAYVSVRGRNSGANTFNVSVTYTP; encoded by the coding sequence ATGTCCCAACGAAGCCTCCTTCTCTCGCCTCTCGTCCTCTTCCTCCTCGCTGGCTGCGGCGGCTACGACGCGCCCGCTGACGAGTCCCTCGGCGCCGAGGAGCTCGAGATCGTCGGCGGCACCAACGCCGACATCACGAACCACCCCTGGCAAGTCTCGTTTCAGAGCAGCTCCGGGTCCCATTTCTGCGGCGGATCCATCCTGAACGAGCGCTGGATCCTCACGGCGCAGCACTGCGTCGACGACACGGGCGCGACGCTCACCTCGCCCGCCACCGTGCGCATCGCCGCCGGTGCCTCGAAGCTCAGCGGTATGAGCAGCACGGGGCAGATCCGCGCCGTCGAGGAGATCATCCCGTATCCGGGGTATGTCGACGCCAGCCAGGGCAAGGACGTGGCCCTCGTGCGCCTCGCCTCTCCGCTCACGTTCGGCACCGGGGTGCAGCCCATCGCGCTCGTCACGCCCAGCGACGAGGCCGCAGGCCTCACGAATGCAGGCGTGGTCGCGAACGTCAGCGGCTGGGGCGCGCTCTCCTCGGGGGGCTCGTCGCCCGACACGCTCCAGGCGGTCAATGTGCCCATCGTGTCGAACGCGACCGCGGACGCGGCCTATCCGGAGTCGATCACGGCCGACCAGCTCGCGGCCGGCGACATGACGAATGGCGGCGAGGACTCCTGCCAGGGCGATAGCGGCGGGCCGCTCACCGTGGCGAAGGGCACGGGCAAACTCCTGGCCGGCGTGGTGAGCTGGGGCGAAGGCTGCGCGCAGGCGCAATACCCCGGCCTGTACGCGCGCGTCGCGTCGTTCAAGGGCTGGATCGACAACGTGATGACCTCGGGCGTCGTCGCGCTCGATCAGCGCACGAGCCTCACGGGCGCCGTCGGCGCCTGGCAGCACTTCGCCATCAACGTCCCCGCGGGCACGCCGATGCTCAACGTGCACATGTCCGGCGGAACGGGCGACGCGGACCTCTACGTTCGCCAAGGCTCGCAGCCGACCACCTCGGCCTACGACTGCAGGCCGTACGCGGGCGGCAACAACGAGTCCTGCAACTTCAGCAATCCCGCGGCGGGCACGTGGTACGTCTCGCTGTACGCCTACAAGGCCTTCTCGGGCATCAGCCTGAAGTCCACCACCTACGGCGCAGGCGGACAGCCCCAGCCCTCCGTCGAGATCTGCAATGACAGCGCGGACAACGACGCCGATGGAAAGGTCGATTGCGCGGACACCGATTGCAGCGCCGACCCGTCGTGCGCAGCGGGCCCGACGCCGACCACGTTCACGGACAACAACGTCTCGTTGAACCAGGGCGCGTGGAAGGATTACCCGTTCACGGTGAAGGCCGGGACGCAGCTCACCGCGTTCCTCGATCAGCTCAGCGGCAATCCCGATCTGTACGTGCGATGGACCTCGCTGCCCAGCACGAGCTCCTATAACTGCCGGCCGTACCTCACGACCGACGAGACCTGCACGCTCACCGTGCCCGCTGGCGTCACGAAGGCCTACGTGAGCGTGCGCGGCAGGAACAGCGGCGCGAACACGTTCAACGTGTCGGTGACCTACACGCCGTGA